From a single Candidatus Cloacimonadota bacterium genomic region:
- the rpmG gene encoding 50S ribosomal protein L33: protein MREIITLACEECKNRNYTMTKNRRKHPERVAFKKFCPNCRKHTIHKQNR, encoded by the coding sequence ATGAGAGAAATAATTACTTTAGCTTGTGAAGAATGTAAAAATAGAAATTATACAATGACAAAAAACAGAAGAAAGCATCCGGAAAGAGTTGCGTTTAAGAAATTTTGTCCAAACTGCAGAAAGCATACGATCCACAAACAGAATAGATAA
- the tuf gene encoding elongation factor Tu (EF-Tu; promotes GTP-dependent binding of aminoacyl-tRNA to the A-site of ribosomes during protein biosynthesis; when the tRNA anticodon matches the mRNA codon, GTP hydrolysis results; the inactive EF-Tu-GDP leaves the ribosome and release of GDP is promoted by elongation factor Ts; many prokaryotes have two copies of the gene encoding EF-Tu), which yields PFFSGYRPQFYFRTTDVTGSLTLPEGVEMVMPGDNVTISAELITPIAMEKGLRYAIREGGRTIGAGVVSEIIE from the coding sequence AACCGTTCTTCAGCGGATACAGGCCACAATTCTATTTCCGCACAACCGATGTTACCGGAAGTTTGACTTTACCTGAAGGAGTCGAGATGGTCATGCCGGGTGACAATGTCACAATTTCGGCAGAACTGATAACTCCGATCGCGATGGAGAAAGGTCTTCGTTATGCAATCCGTGAAGGTGGACGAACAATCGGTGCTGGTGTTGTCAGCGAAATCATCGAATAG
- the nusG gene encoding transcription termination/antitermination factor NusG, which translates to MKWYVVHTYASHEFKIRDAILKGIKGSAIENKIGQILIPTQKTFHIREGKRIEREKKLFNSYIILEAELTPQVFSYIIGIPGITNFLGTGKKPQPLSENEVNRLLGISDRDKSEVKSYEFIPGDIVKIISGPFNDFEGTIDKISDDNQKLTIKVTVFGRVTPVEVKSDQVEIM; encoded by the coding sequence ATGAAATGGTATGTGGTTCACACTTATGCTTCCCATGAATTCAAGATCAGAGATGCGATTTTAAAAGGGATTAAAGGAAGTGCTATTGAAAATAAAATCGGTCAGATATTAATTCCTACTCAAAAAACATTTCATATCAGAGAAGGAAAAAGGATCGAGCGCGAGAAAAAATTATTTAATAGCTATATTATCCTGGAAGCAGAGCTTACTCCCCAAGTATTTTCTTATATAATTGGAATACCTGGAATTACAAATTTTCTGGGAACTGGGAAAAAACCACAACCATTATCAGAAAATGAAGTTAATAGATTATTGGGAATTTCTGATAGGGACAAGAGCGAAGTTAAGTCTTATGAATTTATACCTGGTGATATTGTAAAGATCATCTCCGGTCCATTCAATGATTTTGAAGGAACAATCGATAAGATCAGTGATGATAATCAGAAATTAACTATAAAGGTTACGGTTTTCGGAAGAGTTACTCCCGTAGAAGTAAAATCAGACCAGGTTGAGATAATGTAA
- the secE gene encoding preprotein translocase subunit SecE has protein sequence MLKKTIGFLKSVKLEMANVSWPTKADLKEGTTVVIIMSAIVAVFLSLIDAAFSFLIRTLLLQG, from the coding sequence ATGTTAAAAAAAACAATCGGATTTTTAAAGAGCGTAAAACTCGAAATGGCTAATGTAAGTTGGCCCACAAAGGCTGATCTAAAAGAAGGAACTACAGTTGTGATCATAATGTCGGCAATTGTTGCCGTGTTCCTTTCTTTAATTGATGCAGCCTTCTCATTCCTGATCAGAACTCTTTTATTGCAGGGTTAA
- the rplK gene encoding 50S ribosomal protein L11 — translation MAKPKDVVNVVKLQLPAGQATPAPPVGPALGQAGINIGEFCKAFNDKTKDSPGMIYPVVIYVFKNKSYQFEIKTPPAAVLIKKEAGLAKGSGEPNREKVGKISKASIKKIAEIKMQDLNAYNIEAAMRMIEGTARNMGVEVVG, via the coding sequence ATGGCAAAACCAAAAGATGTAGTAAATGTAGTAAAATTACAATTACCTGCAGGGCAGGCAACACCGGCACCTCCGGTTGGACCGGCTTTAGGACAGGCAGGAATCAATATAGGTGAATTTTGTAAAGCATTTAACGATAAGACAAAAGATTCTCCGGGTATGATCTACCCTGTAGTAATTTATGTCTTTAAAAATAAATCTTATCAATTCGAGATAAAAACTCCTCCGGCTGCTGTTTTAATTAAAAAAGAAGCTGGTTTGGCAAAAGGTTCTGGTGAGCCAAACCGGGAAAAAGTCGGAAAAATATCAAAAGCATCGATTAAAAAAATCGCAGAAATCAAAATGCAGGATTTAAACGCATACAACATCGAAGCGGCTATGCGTATGATAGAAGGCACTGCAAGAAATATGGGTGTGGAAGTAGTAGGTTAA